The following proteins are co-located in the Solanum pennellii chromosome 1, SPENNV200 genome:
- the LOC107014785 gene encoding protein argonaute 7: MEHTENSNKCNSKSTTAKICPNNNNNNNHYIAFGFHHNTNNNQYHETYPPLLPLPPLLPPLQLPFPQNHNFRSRTHLHKPSFNQNHPFLATPSDFKIQQISASKVLQRQNDVSKQKYGRRVKAAATTIESLVVARRPDSGGVEGPVISLLANHFLVQLDPSQRIFHYDVEISPHPSKDIARLIKKKLVEDHSVMLSGALPVYDGGRTIYSPIEFQNNKIEFYISLPIPCSGSNKSGEIVKLQKEGQQIKLFRVNIKLISQFDGKELKSYLNKEGDDGGSPLPQEYLHALDVVLRESPTEKCITAGRSFYSSCMGGQKDIGGGAVALRGFFQSLRPTQQGLALNVDFSVTAFHESIGVITYLEKRLDFLHDISHRKTRGLTNEEKKEVEKALKNIRVFVCHRETVQRYRIYSLTEEITENLCFQDRDGKILRIVSYFKDHYNYDILYRNLPCLQISRSKPCYLPMELCMICEGQKFLGKLSDDQTARILKMGCQRPRERKAIIDRVVTGLVGPTSGNHASDFKLQISKEMTQLYGRILQPPKLKLGDRGQVRNLIPSRHDRQWNLLDSHVFESTRVERWALMSFGGTSDQKSHVPKFINQLCQRCEQLGIFLNKNTVLNPQFEPLHLLNNVKNLESKLNKLHRASFNNLQLVICVMERKHKGYADLKRIAETSIGIVTQCCLYPNLGKISSQFLANLALKINAKVGGCTVALYNSLPSQIPRLFKHDGPVIFMGADVTHPHPLDDFSPSVAAVVGSVNWPAANKYVSRMRSQTHRQEIIQDLSAMVGEIIDDFYEELLKLPERIIFFRDGVSETQFLKVLKEELQAIRVACSRFPGYKPPITFVVVQKRHHTRLFPCELDPSTTKNTLFNENILPGTVVDTVITHPSEFDFYLCSHWGVKGTSRPIHYHVLWDENQFTSDELQKLVYNLCYTFVRCTKPISLVPPVYYAHLAAYRGRLYLERSDLSTLTRSSNISRAAPPKTTPLPKLTENIKRLMFYC; encoded by the exons ATGGAACATACTGAAAACTCCAACAAATGCAACTCTAAATCAACAACTGCCAAAATATGTccaaataacaacaacaacaataatcaCTATATTGCTTTTGGTTTTCATCACAATACTAATAATAATCAATATCATGAAACTTACCCTCCTCTTCTTCCTTTACCTCCTCTACTACCTCCTCTCCAACTACCTTTTCCTCAAAATCACAACTTCAGATCAAGAACCCATCTCCATAAACCTTCATTTAACCAGAATCATCCTTTTCTTGCCACCCCTTCTGATTTCAAGATTCAACAAATCTCAG CCTCAAAGGTGCTCCAAAGGCAAAATGATGTGTCCAAACAGAAATATGGAAGGAGGGTCAAGGCTGCTGCAACCACCATAGAATCTCTTGTGGTGGCAAGAAGACCAGATTCTGGTGGTGTTGAAGGACCAGTAATATCACTTCTTGCTAATCATTTCCTTGTCCAGCTTGATCCTTCACAGAGAATTTTCCATTATGATGTTGAAATTTCACCTCATCCATCCAAGGATATTGCTAGGCTAATCAAGAAAAAACTTGTGGAGGACCATTCTGTTATGCTATCAGGTGCTCTTCCAGTTTATGATGGTGGAAGGACTATATACAGCCctattgaatttcaaaataataagatTGAATTTTACATTAGCCTGCCAATTCCTTGTAGTGGCAGCAACAAGTCTGGAGAAATAGTTAAATTGCAGAAAGAAGGACAGCAGATTAAGCTTTTCCGCGTTAACATCAAACTTATATCTCAATTTGATGGGAAAGAACTAAAAAGCTACTTGAATAAAGAAGGAGATGATGGTGGGAGTCCACTTCCTCAGGAATATCTGCATGCATTAGATGTTGTGTTGCGCGAGAGCCCAACGGAGAAGTGTATAACGGCTGGGAGATCATTTTACTCGAGTTGTATGGGAGGACAAAAAGATATTGGGGGTGGAGCCGTGGCGCTAAGGGGTTTCTTTCAGAGTCTTAGACCAACACAACAAGGACTTGCTCTCAATGTTGATTTCTCAGTGACTGCTTTCCACGAGAGTATCGGAGTGATCACCTACTTGGAAAAACGCCTGGACTTCCTCCATGACATTTCTCACAGGAAAACAAGAGGCTTGACGaatgaagagaagaaagaggtTGAGAAAGCACTGAAGAACATCAGGGTCTTCGTTTGCCACAGAGAGACTGTTCAGAGATATCGTATTTATAGCTTAACCGAGGAGATTACGGAGAACCTCTGCTTTCAGGATAGGGATGGAAAAATCCTTAGAATAGTGAGCTACTTCAAGGATCATTACAACTATGATATACTATATAGGAACTTGCCGTGCTTGCAGATTAGCAGAAGTAAACCTTGTTATCTTCCGATGGAACTTTGTATGATTTGTGAAGGACAGAAGTTTCTTGGGAAGCTTTCGGATGATCAGACTGCAAGAATACTCAAAATGGGATGTCAAAGACCAAGGGAAAGAAAGGCAATTATAGACAGAGTCGTGACAGGACTGGTTGGACCAACAAG TGGAAATCATGCCAGTgacttcaaactccaaatctcgaAAGAAATGACTCAATTGTATGGGAGAATTCTTCAGCCTCCTAAGCTTAAACTAGGTGATCGTGGTCAGGTTAGAAATCTTATTCCTTCCCGGCATGATAGGCAGTGGAATCTTCTGGACAGCCATGTCTTCGAAAGTACTCGAGTTGAGAGATGGGCACTAATGAGTTTTGGTGGAACCTCTGATCAGAAGTCCCACGTACCAAAATTCATAAACCAGTTATGTCAAAGGTGTGAGCAATTAGGCATCTTTCTGAATAAGAATACAGTACTTAATCCTCAGTTTGAACCCTTGCATTTGCTCAACAATGTTAAAAACTTAGAAAGCAAACTCAACAAGTTACATAGAGCTTCATTTAACAATCTCCAACTTGTTATTTGTGTGATGGAGAGAAAACACAAAGGATACGCGGACTTGAAAAGAATCGCTGAGACAAGCATCGGGATTGTAACACAATGCTGTTTGTACCCAAACCTTGGCAAAATTAGCTCACAGTTTTTGGCAAATTTGGCTCTCAAGATCAATGCCAAAGTTGGGGGATGCACAGTTGCATTGTACAATTCATTGCCTTCTCAAATACCACGGCTCTTCAAACATGACGGTCCAGTCATTTTTATGGGTGCGGATGTGACTCATCCGCACCCTCTTGATGATTTTAGCCCCTCCGTCGCTGCTGTAGTTGGTAGTGTAAATTGGCCAGCAGCCAACAAGTATGTCTCCAGGATGAGATCCCAAACGCATAGGCAGGAGATCATTCAAGATCTCAGCGCGATGGTCGGGGAgattattgatgatttttatgagGAGCTGCTAAAACTCCCTGAAAGAATAATCTTCTTCAGGGATGGAGTAAGTGAAACACAATTCCTGAAAGTACTTAAAGAGGAGCTCCAAGCAATTCGCGTGGCATGTTCGAGATTTCCAGGTTACAAACCTCCCATTACTTTTGTGGTAGTTCAGAAAAGACACCATACTAGGCTATTTCCTTGTGAACTTGATCCATCAACAACTAAAAACACGCTCTTCAACGAAAACATCCTACCAGGTACAGTTGTAGATACAGTGATCACTCATCCAAGTGAATTCGACTTCTATCTATGCAGCCATTGGGGTGTAAAAGGAACGAGTAGGCCAATCCATTACCATGTTCTATGGGATGAAAACCAGTTCACTTCTGATGAGCTACAAAAATTGGTATACAACCTTTGCTACACATTTGTGAGATGCACCAAGCCTATTTCACTGGTGCCACCGGTTTATTACGCCCATTTAGCTGCATATAGAGGCAGACTGTATCTTGAACGTTCCGATTTGTCTACTCTAACAAGAAGTTCTAACATATCTCGCGCTGCTCCACCGAAGACAACTCCTTTACCTAAACTCACTGAGAACATTAAAAGGCTTATGTTTTATTGCTGA